One window of Blastocatellia bacterium genomic DNA carries:
- a CDS encoding protein kinase, with the protein MKLDSLSHLRHEVNTPLNAIIGYSEMLLEDPESSGLSEFTGRLQKVHAMGKHLLAIANDVLDPAKIVANRQAENLMALAHEIRDRLAIPLSVIIDSSEWLARDTAASGQADSASDLQKIHVAGKRLQQYLQEIVRPDAQFSSLAAEATVASFDRPGQAGARAAHEQGSVLVVDDNEMNRDILSRILMRRGHRVSMASSGREALATVAAQSVDLLLLDILMPEMDGYEVLQQVTANPALAGLPVIFISAFDDLSEKIKAFQSGAVDYITKPFQAEEVLARVDNQLKIRRLQRQLEEQNQQLRRKNTQLELEQKRTDIAFSALSDVLPGAVLDRKYHIEEKIGSGGFGAVFRATHLGLDRAVAVKVLRPMPGNDSPEGLERFRLEGISASRINHPNAVAVLDCGISDSGIAYLVMELLEGHSLSDELKQQGVLPPARVIEIILPVCRVLAEVHEQGIVHRDIKPDNIFLHRTKDGEVVKVVDFGLAKIFGDDANTATSNTVAGGIVCTPAYMAPERMTSDSYDGRADVYSLGVIMFQMLAGHAPFKASEGGAMALMLMHVMKEPPGLRDSNPEVPPEIEALVLETLRKDPQERPDARQLAARLAAWQPQQPAARA; encoded by the coding sequence ATGAAGTTAGATTCGCTGTCGCACTTGCGCCATGAAGTCAACACGCCGCTCAATGCCATCATTGGCTATAGCGAAATGCTGCTTGAAGACCCCGAAAGCTCCGGTTTGAGTGAATTCACCGGGCGCCTGCAAAAGGTTCATGCGATGGGCAAGCACCTGCTGGCAATCGCCAATGATGTGCTTGACCCGGCCAAGATCGTCGCCAATCGTCAGGCTGAAAACCTGATGGCGCTTGCCCACGAGATTCGCGACCGGCTGGCCATCCCCCTGAGTGTGATTATTGATTCGAGCGAATGGCTGGCGCGCGACACGGCAGCCAGTGGTCAAGCCGACTCGGCCTCCGACCTGCAAAAGATTCACGTCGCCGGCAAACGGCTGCAACAGTATCTTCAGGAAATCGTCCGGCCCGATGCGCAATTCAGCAGCCTGGCGGCGGAGGCGACCGTCGCCTCGTTCGACCGTCCCGGTCAAGCTGGCGCCAGAGCGGCCCACGAGCAAGGGTCCGTGCTGGTCGTTGATGACAACGAGATGAATCGCGACATCCTGTCGCGCATCCTCATGCGGCGCGGCCACCGCGTATCAATGGCGAGCAGCGGGCGCGAGGCGCTGGCAACGGTCGCGGCACAATCGGTCGATCTGCTGCTGCTCGATATCCTCATGCCGGAAATGGACGGCTACGAGGTGCTACAACAGGTGACCGCCAATCCGGCGCTCGCCGGGCTGCCGGTGATTTTTATCAGTGCCTTTGATGATCTCTCCGAAAAGATCAAAGCCTTTCAGTCCGGGGCGGTCGATTACATTACCAAGCCCTTTCAGGCTGAAGAGGTGCTGGCGCGCGTCGACAATCAACTGAAGATCAGACGACTGCAACGACAATTGGAAGAGCAAAATCAGCAGTTGCGGCGCAAGAACACTCAACTCGAGCTTGAGCAAAAACGCACGGACATCGCCTTTTCGGCGCTATCCGATGTGCTCCCCGGCGCGGTGCTTGATCGGAAATATCATATTGAGGAAAAGATTGGCTCCGGTGGCTTCGGTGCGGTCTTCCGGGCCACGCATCTCGGCCTGGATCGCGCCGTCGCGGTGAAGGTCTTGCGCCCGATGCCCGGCAACGATTCGCCTGAAGGGCTCGAGCGCTTTCGCCTCGAAGGCATCTCGGCGAGCCGCATCAATCATCCGAACGCCGTCGCGGTTCTCGATTGCGGTATTTCAGATTCGGGCATCGCTTATCTGGTGATGGAACTGCTCGAAGGGCACAGCCTGAGCGATGAGTTAAAGCAGCAGGGTGTGCTACCGCCGGCGCGAGTCATCGAGATTATATTGCCGGTGTGTCGCGTGCTCGCAGAGGTCCACGAGCAAGGCATTGTCCACCGAGATATCAAGCCAGACAACATCTTCCTGCACCGCACGAAAGATGGCGAAGTCGTGAAGGTGGTCGATTTCGGTCTGGCGAAGATATTTGGCGACGATGCGAATACCGCCACCTCGAACACCGTCGCCGGAGGGATTGTCTGTACGCCGGCTTACATGGCACCAGAGCGCATGACGAGCGACAGTTACGACGGGCGAGCCGACGTCTACAGCCTCGGCGTCATTATGTTCCAGATGTTGGCGGGGCATGCGCCTTTTAAAGCGAGTGAAGGGGGCGCAATGGCG
- a CDS encoding response regulator codes for MAKILLVEDNEMNRDMLSRRLERRGFQVAIAQTGEEGIAMAQSERPDLILMDMSLPVIDGWEATRRLKAASETAGIPIIALTAHAMSGDREQAIAAGCDDYDTKPIEFPRLLSKVEALLKTEAES; via the coding sequence TTGGCGAAGATTCTTCTGGTTGAAGACAACGAGATGAACCGCGATATGCTGTCGCGCCGGCTTGAGCGGCGAGGCTTTCAGGTGGCCATCGCGCAGACGGGCGAGGAAGGCATCGCTATGGCGCAGAGCGAACGGCCCGATTTGATCCTGATGGACATGAGTCTGCCGGTGATCGACGGGTGGGAGGCGACCCGGCGACTCAAAGCCGCTTCGGAGACCGCCGGGATACCAATCATTGCGCTCACGGCGCACGCCATGTCGGGCGACCGCGAGCAGGCAATCGCGGCCGGGTGCGATGATTACGACACCAAACCGATTGAGTTTCCGCGCTTGCTTTCCAAGGTCGAAGCCCTGCTCAAAACGGAGGCTGAGTCATGA
- a CDS encoding MFS transporter → MRYTRLQTALTRLPLHRNVALLNAGKDFSILKNIKTAQTVSYFIAFVALGLAMASLGPTLPALAGQTRASVGGISYLFTVRSFGFLLGSLFGGRLFDRMRGHHVMAAMIIVMSATMALMPVITTLGVLLVVMLVLGTAEGAVGVGGNALLVWVHQSRVAPFMNALHFFYGVGGFISPLIIARTFSIQNTTAAPYVVLAFLILPAAALLLRLPSPRNQQASAESSTASGINYKLVVLIALLLCLYIGAEVSYGSWIYSYVLKMNLGDEHMGAYLTSIFWGSLTAGRLIGVPIAARLRPRTILLADLMGCFISIGIALLWSTSLAAITVASVCIGLSMASIYPTALTFAERRMKITGQVTGFLVVGGSSGGMVVPLLIGQMFEPLGPRVMLFTVLLDLIVALMVYLFLVIDSSPYYRTKIEPEEHTV, encoded by the coding sequence TTGCGCTACACCCGATTGCAAACTGCTCTGACACGATTGCCGCTTCATCGGAACGTCGCACTGCTCAATGCCGGGAAGGATTTCAGCATCCTGAAAAATATTAAAACTGCGCAAACCGTTTCCTACTTTATTGCCTTCGTCGCTCTCGGCCTGGCGATGGCTTCGCTAGGCCCGACGCTTCCCGCGCTGGCCGGACAGACGCGGGCCAGTGTCGGCGGAATCAGCTACCTCTTCACCGTCCGCTCGTTTGGCTTTCTGCTCGGCTCCCTCTTCGGCGGCAGGCTCTTTGATCGCATGCGCGGGCACCACGTCATGGCGGCAATGATCATCGTCATGTCGGCGACTATGGCGCTGATGCCGGTTATCACGACGCTCGGTGTTTTGTTGGTTGTCATGTTGGTTTTGGGCACGGCAGAAGGCGCGGTCGGCGTCGGCGGCAATGCCCTGCTCGTCTGGGTTCATCAGAGTCGCGTCGCGCCCTTCATGAATGCCCTGCATTTCTTCTATGGGGTGGGTGGCTTCATCTCTCCGCTGATCATCGCGCGAACTTTTTCTATTCAGAATACGACAGCAGCGCCTTACGTCGTGCTGGCGTTTCTCATCCTGCCCGCCGCGGCGTTGCTGCTGCGCTTGCCGAGCCCGCGGAATCAACAAGCTTCGGCTGAGTCTTCGACCGCCAGTGGCATCAACTATAAGCTCGTCGTGTTGATTGCCCTGTTACTCTGCCTGTACATCGGCGCCGAGGTGAGCTATGGCAGCTGGATTTATAGCTACGTGCTTAAGATGAATCTGGGCGATGAACACATGGGGGCCTATCTGACATCGATCTTCTGGGGATCGCTCACTGCCGGTCGGCTCATTGGTGTCCCCATCGCGGCGCGACTTAGACCGCGCACAATCTTGCTGGCAGATTTGATGGGCTGTTTCATCAGCATAGGGATCGCCCTCTTATGGTCAACGTCGCTGGCGGCGATCACCGTCGCGTCGGTCTGCATAGGGCTTTCCATGGCTTCGATCTATCCGACGGCGCTGACATTTGCCGAACGACGGATGAAGATCACGGGACAAGTGACCGGGTTCCTGGTAGTCGGCGGAAGCTCCGGCGGGATGGTTGTTCCTTTACTGATTGGGCAGATGTTTGAGCCCCTCGGGCCGCGCGTGATGCTGTTCACCGTCCTGCTTGATTTAATTGTCGCGCTGATGGTTTATCTGTTCCTGGTTATTGATTCATCTCCTTACTATCGAACGAAGATCGAGCCAGAAGAACATACCGTCTAG
- a CDS encoding AMIN domain-containing protein, with the protein MLLTGHPAPAVASDPSLNHSRAPRPATAGNGAGQPGGLPLAKRVLAVWAEPANHGVRLVIKADGAMLFKPFTLSAPWRIVVDITGVRSAVGSSTIPVTSAVVERIRIGQPDANLVRVVLDTPAQMPYRIDIEGDHLLISVGHFNPAPSAANPGAAAAATKPVTAAVRTNAEKSPTAAPVVPTPAGAAAEQRPGSDNNAEDRATVNRLLRHVEELEARVRELEAKVPAAAIPSAAPATEDVAAATNPPQSESHDNLDAHSNHDRPGGKPSLQLQGFADIDYRSTNEHGVNNAFALGQLDLFITSRLSDKFNVLSELIIQAGHDNAFSFEIHRLLLQYYPNDYFNLSVGRYHTGIGYYNSAYHHGQWFQTAATRPFIYAFEGQGGILPLHNVGVSVSGRIPSGSLGLRYLAEMGNGRSVNSPADRSVQTTNDENQGKAVNFGLLMRPDWARGLQAGVSVYRDRLTPAGRAAVDQTISAAHVIFRNSNYEWLNEVLLLHHAPSGSPRTYNSPAFYTQFARRFGDAWPYFRYEYLNVPDDDPIYPIIGRRNGPLAGLRYDLTEFAAFKVQYNHTQRRRQKSLDELLLQLAFTF; encoded by the coding sequence ATGCTGCTGACGGGGCATCCCGCGCCCGCCGTCGCCTCTGACCCGAGCCTGAATCATAGTCGCGCCCCGCGCCCCGCGACCGCCGGCAATGGCGCTGGCCAGCCCGGCGGATTGCCGCTCGCAAAGCGCGTGCTCGCGGTGTGGGCCGAACCCGCAAATCATGGCGTGCGGCTGGTGATCAAAGCCGACGGGGCCATGCTATTCAAGCCGTTCACGCTGTCCGCCCCCTGGAGAATTGTGGTTGACATCACAGGGGTTCGCAGTGCCGTCGGCAGCTCGACGATCCCGGTCACCAGCGCCGTCGTCGAGCGCATCCGCATTGGTCAGCCCGACGCGAATCTCGTGCGCGTGGTCCTCGACACGCCGGCTCAGATGCCCTATCGCATAGACATTGAAGGCGATCATCTACTCATCAGCGTCGGCCATTTCAACCCCGCGCCATCTGCCGCCAACCCAGGGGCGGCGGCGGCTGCGACTAAGCCTGTGACGGCGGCCGTAAGGACGAACGCGGAGAAATCCCCAACGGCGGCCCCGGTGGTCCCCACACCCGCCGGCGCGGCTGCCGAGCAGAGACCAGGCAGCGACAATAACGCCGAGGATCGCGCGACCGTGAACCGGCTCCTGCGCCATGTCGAGGAACTCGAAGCGCGGGTCCGCGAGCTCGAAGCGAAAGTGCCCGCAGCAGCGATCCCATCAGCCGCGCCAGCGACGGAAGACGTCGCGGCGGCCACCAACCCGCCGCAATCGGAAAGCCACGATAACCTTGACGCGCACAGCAATCATGACCGGCCGGGCGGCAAACCCTCATTGCAACTGCAAGGGTTTGCCGACATCGATTACCGGTCCACTAACGAACACGGCGTGAACAACGCCTTTGCTCTTGGCCAGCTCGATCTGTTCATCACATCGCGCCTATCTGATAAGTTCAACGTGCTCAGCGAACTGATCATCCAGGCCGGCCATGATAACGCCTTCAGCTTCGAGATACACCGTCTGCTGCTGCAATACTACCCGAACGATTATTTCAACCTCAGCGTCGGGCGCTACCACACGGGCATCGGCTATTACAACAGCGCTTACCATCATGGCCAATGGTTTCAGACCGCCGCCACCCGGCCCTTCATTTATGCGTTCGAGGGACAGGGGGGCATCCTGCCGCTGCACAATGTCGGCGTCTCGGTAAGCGGCCGCATCCCTTCCGGGTCGCTCGGACTGCGCTACCTCGCAGAGATGGGCAATGGCCGCTCGGTCAATTCGCCTGCCGACCGGAGTGTGCAAACCACCAATGATGAAAACCAGGGCAAAGCCGTCAACTTCGGCTTGCTGATGCGGCCCGATTGGGCGCGGGGCTTGCAGGCCGGGGTTTCGGTTTACCGGGACCGTTTGACGCCCGCAGGCCGAGCCGCTGTCGATCAGACGATTAGTGCGGCGCATGTCATCTTTCGTAACTCGAACTATGAATGGCTGAACGAGGTGCTGCTGCTGCACCATGCGCCGTCAGGCAGCCCGCGCACCTACAACTCGCCGGCTTTCTACACGCAATTTGCGCGGCGCTTTGGCGATGCATGGCCATATTTTCGCTATGAGTATCTGAACGTTCCCGATGATGATCCGATTTACCCGATCATCGGACGCCGTAACGGGCCGCTGGCCGGGCTGCGTTACGACCTGACGGAATTCGCGGCGTTCAAGGTGCAATACAATCACACGCAACGGCGCCGGCAGAAGTCGCTGGACGAGCTTTTGCTGCAACTGGCATTCACCTTTTGA
- a CDS encoding response regulator — MRANRGTRALLARLFRRYNTTLAFVLIGGAVIAVGVFVVRDLRRANQQVQQMYGESVSGLDLIGDVQYQTQEARRSMQYALTTRDSNLQLQYVGDSRAADARVAVMLEKQLALATSPALIDSSKQFEQDWSDYLRIRNELIGLILEGDLQEAAGLDLREGIPHFNRVRNDLAEIKQLYMGDAGRRLEEVESSYNRSFRQLIAILIGMQILAPFVVRAVQKGKMVQALQKSEARLQEIIESINEGMLVVGPEQTIELWNGAAERITDRPRHEALGHSVAAVFPEGNVTPLTNAIAESIKDGRPGDVQDLQLRSEASRFFEARIFPFRRRTTVFFTDITEGLLAKQRQAQLLADLERTNGELTETLAELNETQSQLQRAKEAAEAANQAKSAFLANMSHELRTPLNAIIGYSEMLEEEAADVGQNDFIPDLKKISTAGKHLLQLINEILDLSKIEAGKTELYVETFAVSSLIAEVAATVRPLVEKNDNRLEVNLDAQAGSMRSDLLKVRQTLFNLLSNASKFTRNGTIKLDVERVASRSTGGPAWLRFRVSDTGIGMTEAQMAKLFQPFTQADASTTRQFGGTGLGLTITRKFCQMMGGEINVTSEAGRGSAFTIDLPADLQEMATPGELPKKSRAEAASATASTVLVIDDDPTVRDLLERFLAKEGFQVICAANGEEGLEKAQRLCPDAITLDVIMPGMDGWAVLAALKASPATADIPVIMLTILDDQNRGYTLGATEYVSKPLDRERLLKVLGKYRQGDGQHVLVVDDDDAARAAIRRLLEGEGWAVTEAENGRVALDRLASRRPAAILLDLIMPEMDGFEFIRGMQAHEGLKRPPVIVITAKDITAEDRLRLNGYVEKILEKGSYSREQLMREVRDLVATCVRNGAAAES, encoded by the coding sequence ATGCGCGCAAATCGTGGGACGCGGGCCCTGTTGGCCAGGCTTTTCCGCCGCTATAACACGACGCTGGCCTTTGTCTTGATCGGCGGCGCGGTGATCGCCGTCGGCGTGTTCGTGGTCAGAGATTTGCGCCGCGCCAATCAACAAGTACAGCAGATGTATGGCGAATCGGTCAGCGGCCTCGATCTGATTGGCGATGTGCAATACCAGACTCAGGAAGCCCGCCGCAGCATGCAATATGCGCTGACGACGCGCGACAGCAACCTGCAACTACAGTATGTCGGCGATTCGCGCGCCGCCGACGCGCGGGTGGCGGTGATGCTCGAAAAGCAACTGGCGCTCGCCACCTCGCCGGCGCTCATTGACTCAAGCAAGCAGTTCGAACAGGACTGGTCGGATTACCTGCGCATCCGCAACGAGTTGATTGGCTTGATTCTCGAAGGCGATCTCCAGGAGGCCGCCGGCCTCGACCTGCGAGAAGGCATCCCGCATTTCAACCGCGTTCGCAACGACCTCGCAGAGATCAAGCAGCTCTACATGGGCGACGCGGGCCGCCGCCTCGAAGAGGTCGAGAGCTCGTACAATCGCTCGTTCCGGCAACTGATCGCGATCCTCATTGGCATGCAGATACTCGCGCCATTCGTGGTGCGCGCCGTGCAGAAGGGCAAGATGGTTCAGGCGCTGCAAAAATCGGAAGCGCGTTTGCAGGAGATCATCGAATCGATCAATGAGGGCATGCTGGTCGTCGGCCCCGAACAGACCATCGAATTATGGAATGGCGCCGCCGAGCGCATCACCGACCGTCCGCGCCATGAGGCGCTCGGCCACAGCGTCGCGGCGGTTTTCCCTGAGGGCAATGTCACGCCGCTGACCAATGCCATTGCCGAATCAATCAAAGATGGCCGGCCCGGCGATGTTCAAGACTTGCAATTGCGGAGTGAAGCGTCGCGCTTTTTTGAAGCGCGCATCTTCCCGTTTCGCCGGCGCACGACGGTGTTTTTCACGGACATTACCGAGGGCTTGCTGGCCAAGCAACGGCAGGCGCAATTGCTCGCAGACCTTGAACGGACCAACGGAGAATTAACCGAGACGCTCGCCGAGTTGAATGAGACGCAGAGCCAGTTGCAGCGCGCCAAAGAAGCCGCCGAAGCCGCCAATCAGGCCAAGAGCGCTTTCCTCGCCAATATGAGCCATGAGTTACGCACGCCGCTCAACGCCATCATCGGTTACAGCGAGATGCTCGAAGAAGAGGCGGCAGATGTCGGCCAAAACGATTTCATTCCCGACTTGAAGAAGATCAGCACCGCCGGCAAGCACCTGCTCCAGTTGATCAACGAGATTCTCGATCTGTCAAAGATTGAGGCCGGCAAGACCGAGCTTTACGTCGAAACATTCGCGGTCAGCAGCCTGATTGCCGAGGTCGCGGCAACCGTCCGACCGCTAGTCGAAAAGAATGATAACCGCCTCGAAGTCAATCTGGATGCGCAGGCTGGTAGCATGCGCTCCGACCTGCTCAAAGTCCGGCAGACCCTGTTCAATTTATTAAGCAACGCCAGCAAATTCACCCGCAACGGCACGATCAAGCTTGATGTCGAGCGTGTGGCAAGCCGCTCGACGGGTGGCCCAGCCTGGCTCCGCTTTCGCGTCAGCGACACAGGCATCGGCATGACCGAGGCGCAGATGGCCAAGCTCTTTCAGCCGTTCACCCAGGCCGACGCCTCGACCACACGCCAATTTGGCGGCACCGGCCTGGGCCTGACGATCACGCGCAAGTTCTGCCAGATGATGGGCGGCGAGATTAACGTCACCAGTGAAGCAGGCCGTGGCAGCGCCTTCACCATCGATTTGCCCGCAGACTTGCAGGAGATGGCGACGCCAGGAGAATTACCTAAAAAAAGTCGGGCGGAAGCGGCCTCGGCCACTGCCAGCACGGTCTTAGTCATCGATGACGATCCGACCGTACGCGACCTGCTCGAACGGTTCCTGGCAAAGGAAGGCTTTCAGGTGATCTGCGCCGCGAATGGCGAGGAGGGCTTGGAAAAGGCCCAACGCTTGTGCCCCGATGCCATCACGCTCGATGTCATCATGCCGGGGATGGATGGCTGGGCGGTCCTCGCGGCCTTGAAAGCCAGCCCGGCGACGGCGGACATCCCGGTCATTATGCTGACGATTCTCGATGACCAGAACAGGGGCTACACGCTTGGCGCCACGGAATACGTCAGCAAGCCGCTGGACCGCGAGCGGCTCCTTAAAGTATTAGGCAAGTACCGCCAGGGCGACGGCCAGCATGTACTCGTGGTTGATGATGATGACGCGGCCCGCGCGGCGATACGGCGGCTGCTTGAAGGCGAAGGGTGGGCAGTAACCGAAGCTGAAAATGGCCGTGTCGCGCTTGACCGCCTGGCCAGCCGCCGCCCTGCCGCCATCCTCCTGGACCTGATCATGCCGGAGATGGACGGTTTCGAATTCATTCGCGGGATGCAGGCGCATGAAGGGCTTAAACGCCCGCCGGTCATTGTCATTACCGCAAAAGACATCACGGCGGAAGATCGCTTGCGATTGAACGGCTACGTCGAGAAGATTCTCGAAAAGGGCAGCTACAGCCGCGAGCAATTGATGCGCGAGGTGCGCGACCTGGTGGCCACTTGTGTGCGCAATGGCGCGGCGGCAGAATCTTAA
- a CDS encoding YkgJ family cysteine cluster protein, protein MKRKRLTAKRKSELCVLCGKCCMAMTFYGGEVDDESRDEIHWMGLHGFKIDYVKTDDATDYYFTIPQRCNALQETRGDDGLMRYTCGVYETRPQMCRDYDGSQPGPLGVSDCFWRLEKEGKPLPVTGLVQLETSR, encoded by the coding sequence ATGAAACGAAAGCGACTGACGGCGAAGCGCAAGTCCGAGCTCTGCGTCCTCTGCGGCAAGTGCTGCATGGCGATGACGTTTTACGGCGGCGAGGTGGATGACGAATCGCGCGACGAGATTCACTGGATGGGGCTGCACGGCTTCAAGATCGATTACGTCAAGACAGACGACGCGACGGATTACTATTTCACCATCCCGCAACGCTGCAATGCGTTGCAAGAGACACGCGGCGATGACGGGTTGATGCGCTACACCTGCGGCGTCTACGAAACCCGCCCGCAGATGTGCCGCGATTACGACGGCAGTCAGCCGGGACCGCTTGGCGTCAGCGATTGTTTCTGGCGATTGGAAAAAGAAGGCAAGCCGCTGCCGGTCACGGGTCTCGTACAACTAGAGACTTCGCGCTAG